A stretch of the Ignavibacteriales bacterium genome encodes the following:
- a CDS encoding tetratricopeptide repeat protein translates to MAGLDNFDDDEHLPRPNDRSDDDLRRFREQLKNGEKDINNTEALEEIIQFYFEHGQFEEALHFVDRLLSFEPFSSDAWQRKGMILNNLYRSEEALTCYDKALQLNPTDPEVFVTRG, encoded by the coding sequence ATGGCAGGGCTCGACAATTTTGATGACGATGAGCATCTTCCTCGGCCCAACGACCGTTCGGATGATGATCTTCGCCGTTTCCGTGAGCAGCTGAAAAACGGCGAAAAGGACATCAACAACACCGAGGCCCTCGAGGAAATCATCCAATTCTACTTCGAACATGGCCAGTTCGAAGAGGCCCTGCATTTCGTTGACCGTTTACTCTCCTTTGAGCCTTTCAGCAGCGACGCCTGGCAGCGTAAAGGGATGATTTTGAACAACCTTTACCGCTCTGAGGAGGCGCTGACCTGCTACGACAAGGCTCTTCAGCTGAATCCAACCGACCCCGAAGTCTTCGTGACCCGCGGTAT